The window GAAGGCATGGTGCTCTACCTGTAATGCGAGATATACCTGAATCAATGCAGGCCATGGCAATTACGCCCTTGTCTAAAAAGCATGGAATACTCGAAGCCGCAACCTGCCCGGTACCGACAATTAATGATCACGAAATTTTATTGCGCATACAATACGCAGGAGTCAACCGCGCCGATATTATGCAGCGCAACGGCTTATATCCCCCGCCTGCTAATGCCTCTCCGCTCCCTGGATTAGAGGCATCAGGCGAAATAGTCGCCATTGGAAAAAACGTAACGCATTTACGTGTCGGCGATTTAGTTTGTGCATTACTGGCGGGTGGGGGATATGGCCAATTTGCCACCGTTCAAGCCGCGCATTGCTTGCCCATTCCTCAAGGCTGGACAATGGAAGAAGCTGCCGCCCTGCCCGAAGCAGCATTTACCATTTGGATGTCGCTGGGTGCGGAGGCAAAACTCCAATCCGGCGAAACCTTTCTAGTGCATGGCGGCGCCAGCGGCATTGGTATGACCGCTATCCAATACGCCAATGCACTTGGGGCAGTCGTATATGCCACCGCAAGTAGCCCTGAAAAATGCGCCATGTGCAAAAGCTGGGGAGCTACGCACGCGATTCAATACACTACGACAGATTTTGTAGATGCTATAGACACCGCCACCGCAGGAAAAGGTGTGAATGTTATTCTCGATTTTATTGGTGGAGAATATATTCCACGTAATTTTCAATGCCTCGCTACCAATGGCCGGATGATCAGCCTTGCCTTTTTAGGCGGTGCTAACGTTGATTCGCTCTCATTGATACCCATCTTGCGCAAACGTCTGCTATGGAAAGGCACCACTCTTCGCGCTCAAAGCGATGCAGTTAAATCAGAATATGCCGAAGCCATACGCACCAAAATGTGGCCTTTTATAGCCGCAGGAAAAGTTCGGCCACATATAGATAAGGTGTTTTCACTGTCAGAAGCACAAAAAGCGCATGATTACATGGAACAGAACTTGAATATTGGTAAAATTGTTCTACAAGTATAGGCAGGTATATTGCGGCGCAGTTTATAAACACCAAGCCGCCAGCAATCCACAGTATTCAAATTCAAGACAGTGCATTACAATCGCCGTCTTTATGACAAAAGGATAACATCATGGTTCTACCGTTAATGCCCAAAGCTACCGCCGTGTGGCTCATTGAAAACACAACATTGAGCTTTGAACAAATTGCCGATTTCTGTGGTATGCACGCACTAGAAGTACAAGGCATTGCAGATGGCGAAGTTGCTATTGGCATTGTTGGCAAAAGCCCCGTAGATAGTGGCCAGATCACTATGGAAGAAGTACATCGCTGCGAAAAAGACCGCGATGCACGTTTGAAACTGGCCGGCGATGCCCGCAAATATATGTCTAATCGCGTAAAAGGCAGCCGCTATACACCCGTTGCGCGCCGGCAGGACAAGCCCGATGCCATTGCATGGGTATTAAAGAATCATCCCGAACTTGGAGATGCACAATTGGTGCG of the Alphaproteobacteria bacterium genome contains:
- a CDS encoding NAD(P)H-quinone oxidoreductase produces the protein MRDIPESMQAMAITPLSKKHGILEAATCPVPTINDHEILLRIQYAGVNRADIMQRNGLYPPPANASPLPGLEASGEIVAIGKNVTHLRVGDLVCALLAGGGYGQFATVQAAHCLPIPQGWTMEEAAALPEAAFTIWMSLGAEAKLQSGETFLVHGGASGIGMTAIQYANALGAVVYATASSPEKCAMCKSWGATHAIQYTTTDFVDAIDTATAGKGVNVILDFIGGEYIPRNFQCLATNGRMISLAFLGGANVDSLSLIPILRKRLLWKGTTLRAQSDAVKSEYAEAIRTKMWPFIAAGKVRPHIDKVFSLSEAQKAHDYMEQNLNIGKIVLQV
- a CDS encoding DUF1013 domain-containing protein, whose amino-acid sequence is MVLPLMPKATAVWLIENTTLSFEQIADFCGMHALEVQGIADGEVAIGIVGKSPVDSGQITMEEVHRCEKDRDARLKLAGDARKYMSNRVKGSRYTPVARRQDKPDAIAWVLKNHPELGDAQLVRLIGTTKSTIEAIRSKTHWNSQNIKAKDPVMLGLCTQVDLEATVAKAKKTAETAAINKARQEESKKAAAKKSTTKKAAAKSANDKKAASN